The Triticum aestivum cultivar Chinese Spring chromosome 7B, IWGSC CS RefSeq v2.1, whole genome shotgun sequence genome window below encodes:
- the LOC123162732 gene encoding uncharacterized protein, translating to MRPWPWAVLERDRVCAASNLLCCSCDLKVWYRSALRVALAKLISYLYIDVCRSEDEGKNKKNLARDLKKIKKAKKGRDESWILLAMATGCRWNLRRGIAKVVPHEASDQRPDSFPLKVMFSLALHLGVWLSSSLYAHAWTSFSLMRRKTIMLSFNQNRWTTM from the exons ATGCGGCCGTGGCCATGGGCGGTCCTGGAGCGGGATCGCGTGTGCGCTGCCTCCAACCTGCTTTGCTGCTCCTGCGATCTCAAGGTATGGTATCGATCTGCTTTGCGCgttgctttagcaaaactgattaGTTATCTATACATAGACGTGTGCAGATCTGAGGACGaagggaagaataagaagaatttagCTAGAGATTTGAAGAAGATCAAG AAGGCCAAAAAAGGCAGAGACGAGTCATGGATCCTGCTGGCAATGGCTACTGGTTGTAGATGGAATTTAAGAAGAGGAATCGCAAAAGTTGTGCCCCATGAGGCCAGCGACCAAAGGCCCGATTCGTTTCCGTTGAAG GTTATGTTCAGCTTGGCCCTTCATCTGGGTGTATGGTTATCCTCATCTCTATACGCACATGCATGGACAAGCTTCAGTCTGATGAGGAGAAAAACAATCATGTTGAGTTTTAATCAGAACAGGTGGACAACCATGTAA